A stretch of Mus caroli chromosome 5, CAROLI_EIJ_v1.1, whole genome shotgun sequence DNA encodes these proteins:
- the LOC110295044 gene encoding centrosomal protein of 112 kDa-like: MEKVCRVPEKESVVAEWDVGGGARPCSPEVREEMDSPNCISQDKSPRSGGKFSLPARTKLVAETKKLFDVNPSCAKSHPVCPRVKTPLENCVPQRQTCSTSSLAKILSEHQTHLSARLSSGSRFAQSSKGSPQPSMYLTILNELFKSERLTELENEVKNKTMEALESLNKKIEEARLQQERLLQDSRLLQREALCVDAEKNCFLRVLRKQSEQCKKKHEQLWNQYVQDCGEIIRRKQELTLSFAKQTEELQTQLFQGKIKQFQLEQQFQSMEHISSIHKSQEMKIQMLEKELEDVKAETARKDHQAHLQFLQRKTHLMRQIKELRSLQARDHNTPEVRQKAQLFKSTAKKVNLEFCLSVFRENQELQEDLLKLIQEYYKLESIKRKLEMCKEWLKEEQCYQEALVRGRGQLKAKRERKSYL, from the exons ATGGAGAAGGTGTGTAGGGTACCTGAGAAAGAGTCAGTAGTAGCCGAATGGGATGTAGGAGGAGGGGCAAGACCCTGCTCTCCAGAAGTGAGAGAGGAGATGGACTCCCCTAACTGCATTTCACAGGACAAAAGTCCCAGGTCTGGGGGCAAATTCAGTCTACCTGCTAGGACTAAGTTAGTAGCTGAGACTAAGAAATTATTTGATGTCAACCCTAGCTGTGCGAAGTCCCATCCTGTGTGCCCCAGAGTAAAGACACCTCTTGAAAATTGTGTCCCCCAAAGGCAGACATGTAGCACCAGTTCTTTGGCAAAGATCCTCAGTGAGCACCAGACTCACCTCAGTGCACGCCTGAGTTCTGGAAGCAG GTTTGCCCAGAGTTCAAAAGGTTCTCCTCAACCATCAATGTATCTTACTATTCTAAATGAACTTTTCAAGTCAGAGAGGCTGACAGAATTAGAGAACGAGGTAAAAAACAAGACAATGGAGGCACTGGAGAGCCTgaacaaaaaaatagaagaggCCAGGCTCCAGCAGGAGCGCCTGCTGCAAGACAGCAGGCTGCTGCAGCGTGAGGCTCTCTGTGTGGACGCTGAGAAGAACTGCTTTTTGAGAGTCCTAAGGAAGCAAAGTGAGCAGTGTAAAAAGAAACACGAGCAACTGTGGAATCAGTATGTTCAGGACTGTGGGGAGATTATTCGAAGGAAACAAGAACTGACACTCAGCTTCGCCAAGCAAACTGAAGAGCTTCAAACACAACTCTTCCAGGGAAAAATCAAGCAGTTCCAGTTGGAGCAGCAATTTCAGTCAATGGAGCACATTTCCTCCATACACAAGAGCCAGGAGATGAAAATCCAGATGTTAGAGAAGGAGCTGGAGGATGTGAAAGCTGAGACGGCTCGGAAGGACCACCAGGCACACTTGCAGTTCTTGCAGCGAAAGACACACCTAATGAGACAGATAAAGGAGCTTCGGTCGCTGCAGGCAAGAGACCATAACACCCCAGAGGTTAGGCAGAAGGCCCAGCTCTTCAAGTCCACAGCCAAGAAAGTGAATTTGGAATTTTGCCTTAGTGTCTTCAGAGAGAACCAGGAGTTACAGGAGGACCTATTGAAGCTAATCCAGGAGTACTACAAACTAGAGTCTATAAAGAGGAAGCTTGAGATGTGTAAAGAGTGGCTGAAAGAGGAACAGTGCTATCAAGAAGCCTTAGTTAGGGGGAGAGGACAGCTTAAggcaaagagggagaggaagtcaTACTTGTGA